In Flavobacterium sp. N1736, the following are encoded in one genomic region:
- the bshC gene encoding bacillithiol biosynthesis cysteine-adding enzyme BshC, with amino-acid sequence MPTDCINYQNSGYFSKLIQDYLDQKPELRSLYNHFPTLENFEQQIIEKQSNFDNANRVSLVESLKKQYQNIEISDATKQNIELLALSNTFTITTGHQLNLFSGPLYFLYKIISTINLSKELKSKYPTNNFVPIYWMATEDHDFEEINYFNFKGKKFRWNKESTGPVGRLSTEGLAEFFEIYAAELGSSTNASVLKKLFEEAYLKHENLADATRFLANSLFTQYGLVILDADDAHLKRAFIPFVKEELEKQTSFKAVQETIDQLKEYTIQVNPREINLFYIEDTLRERIVFENDKYFVNNTKISFSKEEILSLLESNPEKFSPNVIMRPLYQEIILPNLCYIGGGGEIAYWLELKSFFDAVNITFPVLLVRNSVLLNTEKQAKKADNLNLSWADLFTKPADLVNAITHKLSAFPIDLTPQKETLEKQFEYLYELAAKTDKSFTGAIKAQEVKQKKGLENLEKRLLKAQKRKLDNELQRVIDLQCELFPNQSLQERQANFSEFYLEKGEQLIPLLIQKLKPLEMNFNIIKI; translated from the coding sequence ATGCCCACCGACTGTATCAACTACCAAAACTCAGGATATTTCTCTAAATTGATACAAGATTATTTAGATCAAAAACCCGAATTACGATCACTATACAACCATTTTCCAACGCTGGAAAACTTCGAACAACAAATCATTGAAAAACAATCGAATTTTGATAATGCAAACAGAGTTTCTCTTGTCGAGTCTTTAAAAAAGCAATATCAAAACATCGAAATCTCTGATGCTACAAAACAAAATATAGAGCTTTTAGCACTTTCAAACACTTTTACAATTACAACCGGACATCAATTAAACTTGTTTAGCGGTCCGTTGTATTTTTTATATAAAATTATTTCAACGATTAATCTTTCCAAAGAATTAAAATCTAAATATCCAACAAATAATTTTGTTCCCATTTATTGGATGGCAACAGAAGATCATGATTTTGAAGAGATTAATTATTTTAATTTTAAAGGAAAAAAATTCAGATGGAATAAAGAAAGTACCGGTCCGGTTGGAAGGCTTTCTACTGAAGGTTTAGCTGAATTTTTCGAAATTTATGCTGCCGAATTAGGTTCGAGTACGAATGCAAGTGTTCTAAAAAAACTGTTTGAAGAAGCGTATTTGAAACATGAAAATCTGGCTGATGCGACACGTTTTCTGGCTAATAGTTTATTTACCCAATATGGTTTGGTAATTCTTGATGCTGATGATGCTCATTTAAAACGTGCTTTTATTCCTTTTGTAAAAGAAGAACTAGAAAAGCAAACTTCATTTAAAGCTGTTCAGGAAACAATCGATCAACTTAAAGAGTATACTATTCAGGTAAATCCGCGTGAAATCAATTTATTTTATATTGAAGATACTTTGCGTGAACGTATTGTTTTTGAAAATGATAAATACTTTGTAAACAACACTAAAATTTCATTTTCAAAAGAAGAAATTCTAAGTTTACTGGAAAGTAATCCCGAAAAATTTAGTCCAAACGTGATTATGCGTCCGTTATATCAGGAAATTATTTTACCTAATTTATGTTATATTGGCGGAGGCGGAGAAATTGCGTATTGGCTGGAACTAAAATCGTTTTTTGACGCTGTAAACATAACTTTTCCGGTGCTTTTGGTTAGAAATTCGGTACTTTTAAACACAGAAAAACAGGCTAAAAAAGCGGACAATTTAAATTTAAGCTGGGCAGATTTATTTACAAAACCTGCTGATTTAGTCAATGCGATTACACATAAATTATCTGCTTTTCCTATTGATTTAACGCCTCAAAAAGAAACGTTGGAAAAACAATTTGAATATCTTTACGAATTAGCAGCTAAAACAGACAAATCGTTTACCGGAGCTATAAAAGCACAAGAAGTAAAACAAAAGAAAGGGTTGGAAAACCTGGAAAAAAGATTATTAAAAGCACAAAAACGAAAACTGGACAATGAATTACAGCGCGTAATTGATTTACAATGTGAGTTGTTTCCGAACCAAAGTTTGCAGGAACGTCAAGCTAATTTTTCTGAATTTTATTTAGAAAAAGGAGAACAGTTGATTCCGCTTTTGATACAAAAATTAAAACCTTTAGAAATGAATTTTAATATTATAAAAATTTAA
- a CDS encoding acyltransferase family protein, producing the protein MTRERLISLDVFRGLTILLMTIVNNPGDWGNVYPPLLHAEWHGCTPTDLVFPFFIFIMGVAVPLAMPDKIYDNTTFNKILVRSLRMFCLGIFFNFFGKIQLFGLDGIPLLIGRLAITIAVGYALMGSFSSKVKNILAFTILFIYLFLAYSGIEAYHDVRLPGVLQRIAIVYFVVSLLYLKTSQKTQIITGVILLLGYWAIMTLIPVPGIGAANLDKGTNFASWIDSILLKGHMYRETITWDPEGILSTIPSIVNGIIGLLIGQILLREVPKTQKTTKMAIAGVALIIAGLLWNIVFPINKSIWTSSYVLYTTGLAATFLAILYYVIDIADYKKGFKPFLIWGVNPMIVFFTSQIIPQALVMIEFQNPHNPEEKINLLNYLYSFWIAPFFSNPMTASLAGALVYVCIWTFILWIFYKNKLIFKV; encoded by the coding sequence ATGACCAGAGAGCGCTTGATTTCATTAGATGTCTTCAGAGGATTAACGATTTTATTGATGACCATTGTAAACAATCCCGGAGATTGGGGCAATGTTTATCCGCCTTTATTACATGCTGAATGGCATGGCTGTACGCCAACCGATTTAGTTTTTCCGTTTTTTATTTTTATTATGGGAGTTGCAGTTCCTCTTGCAATGCCTGATAAAATCTACGACAATACTACTTTTAATAAAATTTTGGTTCGTTCGTTACGAATGTTTTGTTTAGGGATTTTCTTTAACTTTTTTGGCAAAATACAATTATTTGGTCTTGACGGAATTCCACTTCTTATTGGTCGTCTGGCCATTACAATTGCTGTTGGTTATGCATTAATGGGAAGTTTCAGTTCAAAAGTCAAAAACATTCTGGCATTTACAATTCTTTTTATTTATTTGTTTTTAGCGTATAGCGGGATCGAGGCGTATCATGACGTTCGTCTTCCGGGCGTTTTGCAACGTATTGCAATTGTTTATTTTGTGGTTTCGCTTTTGTATTTAAAAACATCTCAAAAAACACAAATTATAACCGGAGTTATTTTATTACTTGGTTATTGGGCAATTATGACTTTAATTCCTGTTCCGGGAATTGGTGCTGCAAATCTTGACAAAGGAACCAATTTTGCTTCATGGATAGACAGCATTCTACTTAAAGGACATATGTATCGCGAAACCATAACCTGGGATCCTGAGGGAATTTTAAGTACAATTCCATCTATCGTAAACGGAATTATTGGTTTATTAATTGGGCAAATTTTACTGCGTGAAGTCCCTAAAACACAAAAAACAACAAAAATGGCGATCGCCGGTGTCGCGCTTATTATTGCCGGTTTATTATGGAATATTGTTTTTCCAATCAATAAATCAATCTGGACAAGCAGTTATGTTTTATATACCACAGGATTAGCAGCCACATTTTTAGCCATTTTATATTATGTAATTGATATCGCCGATTATAAAAAAGGGTTTAAACCGTTTTTAATTTGGGGAGTTAACCCAATGATTGTGTTTTTTACATCGCAGATTATCCCGCAGGCTTTAGTGATGATTGAGTTTCAAAATCCTCATAATCCGGAAGAAAAAATCAACCTTTTAAATTATTTATACAGTTTTTGGATTGCGCCATTTTTCAGTAATCCAATGACAGCTTCTTTGGCAGGAGCATTAGTTTATGTATGTATCTGGACATTTATTTTGTGGATATTCTACAAAAACAAACTGATTTTCAAAGTATAA
- a CDS encoding nucleoside-diphosphate kinase → MATNRTFTMIKPDAVANGHIGNILAMITNGGFKIVSLKLTQLTVADAQAFYAVHSARPFYGELVEFMSRGPIVAAILEKDNAVEDFRTLIGATNPAEAAEGTIRKAYATSIGENAVHGSDSDENAAIEGAFHFAGREQF, encoded by the coding sequence ATGGCAACAAATAGAACTTTTACAATGATTAAGCCAGATGCTGTTGCAAACGGACACATCGGGAATATCTTAGCAATGATTACAAACGGAGGTTTCAAAATCGTTTCATTAAAATTAACTCAATTAACTGTAGCTGATGCTCAGGCGTTTTATGCAGTTCACTCTGCAAGACCTTTCTACGGAGAATTAGTTGAATTTATGTCACGCGGACCAATTGTTGCTGCTATTTTAGAAAAAGACAACGCTGTAGAAGATTTCAGAACTTTAATTGGAGCTACAAATCCAGCTGAAGCTGCTGAAGGAACTATTCGTAAAGCATACGCAACTTCTATTGGAGAAAATGCAGTTCACGGTTCTGACAGTGACGAAAACGCTGCAATCGAAGGCGCATTTCACTTTGCAGGAAGAGAGCAATTTTAA
- a CDS encoding DUF721 domain-containing protein translates to MAKRLNNESTIGAVLQQIIQVNKLQPGMDQIDVKEAWRQLMGNGVNTYTKNVVLKGSTLYVELGSAVLREELSHGKSKIVKMINEELGREVVKDVILR, encoded by the coding sequence ATGGCAAAAAGACTAAATAACGAAAGTACTATTGGGGCTGTTTTGCAACAGATTATTCAGGTGAATAAATTGCAGCCCGGCATGGATCAGATTGATGTAAAAGAGGCGTGGAGACAATTGATGGGAAATGGCGTAAATACGTATACGAAAAACGTTGTTTTAAAAGGAAGTACCTTATATGTGGAGCTTGGATCGGCAGTTTTAAGAGAAGAATTAAGTCACGGAAAATCAAAAATCGTTAAAATGATTAATGAAGAATTAGGGCGTGAAGTGGTGAAGGATGTTATATTACGTTGA
- a CDS encoding serine hydrolase domain-containing protein yields the protein MTKTISTFLTILLLAGCSSDPAEPTPAPDQTMYFPPSTGTTWETTSISDLKWNQNAVQPLLDYLELKHSKSFIILVNGRIVMENYFNGHSASTNWYWASAGKTLTSTITGIAQQEGLLNINNKVSQYIGTGWTSETLAQENLITCKNLLTMTSGLDDSTDDVDPASLIYKADAGKRWAYHNVYVKLQDVVAAASAQTWENYFNAKLRDKIGMNGNWVQLGVNSVYTSTSRSMARFGLLMLNKGKWDNNQILNETYFNEATTTSQNINLGYGYLWWLNGKTSYHLPQSQLTFPGSIIPTAPNDMFMALGKNDQKIYVVPSKNMVIIRMGDAADDVNLALSDFDEKLWEKISALYQ from the coding sequence ATGACTAAAACCATTTCTACATTCCTGACAATCTTACTATTGGCAGGATGCAGTTCAGATCCTGCTGAACCAACGCCAGCGCCTGATCAAACAATGTACTTTCCTCCTTCAACAGGAACCACTTGGGAGACAACTTCGATTTCAGATTTAAAATGGAATCAAAATGCGGTTCAGCCACTTTTAGATTATTTAGAACTCAAACATTCCAAATCTTTTATCATTTTGGTCAACGGGCGAATTGTCATGGAAAATTATTTTAACGGGCATTCTGCCTCTACAAATTGGTATTGGGCAAGCGCAGGAAAAACATTAACTTCAACAATAACCGGAATTGCACAACAGGAAGGTTTATTAAACATCAACAATAAAGTATCACAATATATTGGTACGGGCTGGACAAGCGAAACACTTGCTCAGGAAAATTTAATTACCTGCAAAAACTTATTGACCATGACATCAGGTTTAGACGACAGCACTGACGATGTAGATCCTGCCAGCTTAATCTATAAAGCCGATGCCGGAAAACGCTGGGCATATCACAATGTTTACGTGAAATTACAAGATGTTGTTGCAGCAGCAAGCGCACAAACATGGGAGAATTATTTCAATGCCAAATTAAGAGATAAAATAGGCATGAACGGTAATTGGGTTCAACTTGGCGTAAATAGCGTTTACACCAGCACATCAAGAAGTATGGCGCGTTTTGGACTTTTAATGCTTAATAAGGGAAAATGGGATAATAACCAAATTTTAAATGAAACGTATTTTAATGAAGCCACTACAACTTCACAAAACATTAATTTAGGATATGGTTATTTATGGTGGCTAAATGGTAAAACTTCCTACCATTTACCGCAATCGCAGCTTACATTTCCGGGAAGTATAATTCCAACAGCGCCAAACGATATGTTTATGGCTTTGGGCAAAAACGACCAGAAAATATATGTTGTACCAAGCAAAAACATGGTAATTATCAGAATGGGAGATGCCGCTGACGATGTCAACTTAGCCTTATCTGATTTTGACGAAAAATTATGGGAGAAAATTAGCGCTTTATATCAGTAA
- the ftsY gene encoding signal recognition particle-docking protein FtsY: protein MSFFKKLFSTDKKETLDKGLEKSKTTFFSKLSKAVAGKSKVDDDVLDDLEEILVASDVGVNTTLKIISRIEKRVADDKYLGTEELNQILREEIGGLLSETNRGEATEFEIPKDKKPYVLMVVGVNGVGKTTTIGKLAYQFKKAGYKVVLGAADTFRAAAIDQLQVWADRVDVPIVRQNMGSDPASVAFDTLQSAVAQNADVVIIDTAGRLHNKINLMNELTKVKRVMQKVVTDAPHDVLLVLDGSTGQNAFEQAKQFTAATEVTSLAVTKLDGTAKGGVVIGISDQFQIPVKYIGIGEGIEDLQVFNKYEFVDSFFK, encoded by the coding sequence ATGAGTTTTTTTAAAAAATTATTCTCTACTGATAAAAAAGAGACTTTAGACAAAGGTCTTGAAAAATCAAAAACTACTTTTTTCTCAAAATTAAGTAAAGCCGTTGCCGGAAAATCTAAAGTCGATGACGATGTTTTAGATGATCTGGAAGAAATTCTTGTAGCTTCGGATGTTGGTGTAAACACAACATTAAAAATAATTTCAAGAATCGAAAAACGTGTTGCAGACGATAAATATTTAGGAACAGAAGAATTAAATCAAATTCTTCGCGAAGAAATTGGAGGCTTACTATCTGAAACAAATAGAGGTGAAGCAACTGAATTCGAAATTCCGAAAGACAAAAAACCGTATGTTTTAATGGTTGTTGGCGTAAATGGAGTTGGAAAAACAACTACCATTGGTAAATTGGCTTATCAATTTAAAAAAGCAGGTTATAAAGTAGTTTTAGGTGCTGCAGATACTTTTCGTGCTGCTGCGATCGATCAATTGCAAGTTTGGGCAGATCGCGTAGATGTGCCAATTGTAAGACAAAATATGGGCAGCGATCCTGCTTCTGTAGCTTTTGATACTTTACAATCAGCAGTTGCGCAAAATGCAGATGTAGTTATTATTGATACTGCCGGACGTTTGCACAACAAAATCAATTTGATGAACGAACTTACGAAAGTAAAACGTGTAATGCAAAAAGTGGTTACTGATGCGCCTCACGATGTACTTTTAGTTTTAGATGGTTCTACAGGTCAGAATGCTTTTGAGCAGGCAAAACAATTTACAGCTGCAACCGAAGTAACTTCTCTGGCTGTAACTAAATTAGACGGAACCGCAAAAGGTGGTGTTGTAATTGGTATTTCAGATCAATTTCAAATTCCTGTAAAATATATTGGTATTGGTGAAGGAATTGAAGATTTGCAAGTCTTTAATAAATACGAATTTGTAGATAGTTTTTTTAAATAA
- a CDS encoding DUF4295 domain-containing protein, with protein MAKKTVASLQTSSKRLSKAIKMVKSPKTGAYTFVESIMAPEEVDTFLKKK; from the coding sequence ATGGCAAAGAAAACCGTAGCATCGTTACAAACATCTTCTAAGAGATTATCAAAAGCCATCAAAATGGTAAAATCTCCTAAAACTGGTGCATATACATTCGTAGAATCTATTATGGCTCCTGAAGAAGTTGATACTTTCTTGAAAAAGAAATAA
- the rpmG gene encoding 50S ribosomal protein L33, protein MAKKGNRIQVILECTEHKTSGVPGTSRYITTKNKKNTPDRLEIKKFNPILKRVTVHKEIK, encoded by the coding sequence ATGGCAAAGAAAGGTAATAGAATCCAGGTAATTTTAGAATGTACTGAGCACAAGACTTCTGGTGTTCCGGGAACTTCTAGATACATTACAACTAAGAACAAAAAAAATACTCCGGATAGATTAGAGATTAAAAAATTTAATCCAATCTTGAAACGTGTAACTGTTCACAAAGAAATTAAGTAA
- the rpmB gene encoding 50S ribosomal protein L28, which produces MSRVCDLTGKRAMVGNNVSHAMNKTKRKFSVNLVKKRFYLPEEDRWITLRVAASTIKTINKNGISAVLKKAQSEGFIK; this is translated from the coding sequence ATGTCAAGAGTTTGTGACCTTACAGGTAAAAGAGCGATGGTAGGAAATAACGTTTCTCACGCTATGAACAAAACTAAGAGAAAGTTTTCTGTAAACTTAGTTAAAAAGCGTTTTTATCTTCCAGAAGAAGATAGATGGATTACTCTTAGAGTAGCAGCGTCTACGATAAAAACAATTAATAAAAATGGAATTTCTGCTGTTTTGAAAAAAGCGCAGTCAGAAGGATTTATCAAATAA
- a CDS encoding CinA family nicotinamide mononucleotide deamidase-related protein, translating into MKATIITIGDEILIGQIVDTNSGFIAKSLDRIGVETREMISISDDKKHILDTFAQLQNKVDVVVITGGLGPTKDDITKKTFCEYFDDELVVNPEVLAHVTELIEGFYKRPISQLNKDQALVPSKCTVLHNKVGTAPGMWMKKENTVFISLPGVPYEMKYLVEEEIIPKIVREYKRPYIIHKTILTYGQGESLVAERIEDWENNLPEFIKLAYLPNPGRVRLRLTARGTNKEELETAIEENVKSLDAIIHDIIVGYEENETIESVVGKILTKQNKTISTAESFTGGKIASILSAVPGASKYFKGSVVSYKTEVKVNVLGVSQDLVDQFSVVSAQVASAMALNVKEMLKTDYAIATTGNAGPTKGDSDAEIGTVFIALATPNDIIVEEFNFGQPRDKVIDRASIKSLEILQKEILKNVH; encoded by the coding sequence ATGAAAGCAACTATTATTACCATTGGAGATGAAATTTTAATAGGTCAGATTGTAGACACAAATTCTGGTTTTATAGCCAAATCCCTTGACCGAATTGGAGTTGAAACCAGAGAAATGATTTCCATAAGCGATGATAAAAAACATATTCTGGATACTTTCGCGCAACTTCAAAACAAAGTAGATGTCGTTGTTATTACCGGCGGATTAGGGCCAACAAAAGATGATATTACCAAGAAAACTTTCTGCGAATATTTTGATGATGAGTTAGTTGTAAATCCCGAAGTTTTGGCTCATGTAACAGAATTAATTGAAGGTTTTTACAAGAGACCAATCTCACAATTAAATAAAGATCAGGCATTAGTTCCGTCAAAATGTACCGTTTTGCATAATAAAGTAGGTACAGCGCCGGGAATGTGGATGAAGAAAGAAAATACCGTATTTATTTCGCTTCCGGGAGTTCCGTATGAGATGAAATATTTAGTTGAAGAAGAAATAATTCCGAAGATTGTTCGTGAATATAAACGTCCTTATATCATACATAAAACGATTTTAACGTACGGACAAGGCGAAAGTCTAGTTGCAGAACGTATTGAAGATTGGGAGAATAATTTACCTGAATTTATCAAATTAGCCTACTTGCCAAATCCGGGAAGAGTGCGTTTGCGCTTAACGGCAAGAGGAACAAATAAAGAAGAATTAGAAACTGCCATTGAAGAAAACGTAAAATCTTTAGATGCTATAATTCATGATATTATAGTAGGTTATGAAGAAAATGAAACCATAGAATCTGTAGTTGGAAAGATTTTGACGAAACAAAATAAGACTATTTCGACAGCAGAAAGTTTTACCGGAGGAAAAATTGCATCGATTTTATCGGCAGTTCCCGGAGCTTCAAAATATTTTAAAGGAAGTGTTGTTTCGTATAAAACAGAGGTAAAGGTTAATGTTCTTGGTGTCTCGCAAGATTTAGTAGATCAATTTTCGGTAGTAAGTGCACAAGTTGCATCGGCTATGGCTTTGAATGTGAAAGAGATGCTTAAAACAGACTATGCAATTGCAACAACTGGTAATGCCGGACCAACAAAAGGTGACTCAGATGCTGAAATTGGAACTGTTTTTATCGCTTTGGCTACTCCGAATGATATAATTGTTGAAGAATTTAATTTTGGTCAACCACGTGATAAAGTGATAGATAGAGCTTCGATTAAGAGCTTAGAAATATTACAGAAAGAAATTTTAAAAAATGTGCATTAA